The sequence AAAACTGGGACTTCTCAGTATATATGTATGGCGTATTAGGTCAGGACATTCTTTCGTACTCGGCAATGAAACTGACTACTATGACACCTTCTGACGATTGTGTTTCTAACATTTTAAGTGATGTTGTAGCTGATGCGTGGTCGCCAACCAATACAGACGGAGCATATCCACGTTTATCGATTACAGACCTTAATGCCAATACCCGTACTTCTGATGCATGGATGAAGAAAGGTGACTTCCTGAAGATAAATAATATTCAGATTGGTTATACTTTACCAACGAATATTGCCAAAACATTAAAAATGTCTGGTGCCCGCATTTATGCTTCTGTACAAAACCTGGCTACTTTTTCATCTTACAACAAGTATGGCGATCCTGAAGTGGGACAAGGAAGTGTGCTCTATACAGGTCTTGATACCGGCCGATATCCAACACCACGTACTTATACATTTGGTGTGAACATTAAATTTTAATTGTTCCATAATAAACAAAAGATTAACATTATGAAAAACATATTAAGAATATTATTTATAGCCGCTTTTGTTGGATCTGTCCTATTCGGAACAACTTCTTGCGACAATGAAGAGTTTTTGACAGTAGATCATTACACGATCCTTGCGTCTGACCAAATGTTTAAGAGCGAAGAAGACGCAGCTAAAGGTTTGGTGGGATGTTACGACATGTTCTTCCCGGGAACCAATGCAGACGACTGGAACTATAAACCTCAGTTATTTGTAGGTTGCCATCCTACGCTGGAAACACAAGCTACTGGTTGGGATAAACAGTATGGTAATCAACAGTGGACTGCTGATGATCCAAGTTTAAATGCAGGGTGGATGTATGCCTACCGTGCCATTGGCCGTTGTAACGTATTTTTGGCAGGTTTGGAAGCCTCAGAAGAGGCTGCAAACTGGGCAACAGCCGAATCGATGGCTGGTCAGGCTAAAGCAATTCGTGCCTACTTTTACATGTGGTTGGCGCAAACCTGGGGAAGAGTACCAATGCTGGCGGCTGGAGAAACTTTCTCGAATACGCCAGACAAAGCTGCTGCTGAAACTGATGATGAAATGTGGGATTTTATTATCCAGGACTTGAAAGATGCTTCTTCAGCTCTTGAGTGGGCTCCACAAAATAACGAGTTGGGCCGTTGTACAAAGGGTATGGCACTTTCTTACTTAGGCGAAGCTTATATGTGGAAAGCATATAAAGCCCGTATCAATGGTGAAGGCGATGCCAAAAGCAAAGAAAATATCCAACTGGCTGCTGCGGCTTTAAAAGAAGTTATCGACGATGGCCCTTACGAGTTGGCACCATCATATTCTACTTTGTGGGACGTAGGTCTTGCATGGCCTAAAGAGGCAGTTTTTCAGGTTGTTATGGATATGGGCGTAGGAAACTACTCGAATTGGGACTCTAACGCACACAACTTTGTGAACTTCTTTGCCGGTTCTACCAATGGTGGTGGTGGCTGGGGCTCACAATACCTGTCGTGGGAATTGTATTTCGCTTTTGAAAAAGGTGACAAACGTCGCGATGCATCAATGGCTACCAACCCTGTTCCGGAACTTCCTGAAGATCAACGATCGGAATATTGCTATGGTTACAACCCGTTCTTACAGCAAACAATTGGAAGTACTCCTGATAAAAACAGTTTTAAAATGAATAATGGTGGCGACTATGCACCAGGTATCTGGACAATTAAACTTTGGAGAAACCAACGTTGTCAGTGGTCATCGCCTCACTCACCAGTTCACTTCTATTACAAACGTTATTCAGGAGTAATGCTTGACTATGCTGAATGTCTGTTCCGTCTGAATGGTGGAAATGATGCTACTGCATGGGATTTAGTTAATCAGGTACGTAATCGTGCATTTGGAAACCTGGAAGTAGGTAAAGCAGAGGCTTTAACCAACACATTCCTGCCTTATTTCCAACAACTGGAGAATATCAACGGTTCGTATTCTGATTATGTTGCTCCAACAGAATATCCTATTCCATTTAGCACTGAAACCGTAGAGGTACCAGATGCTAAAACTTATTACACCGAAGATGCCGCTGGTAACGAATACCACGAGGCCTTTACTGGTTTAGAAGTTTGGGAAGTGGCTCTTGGACAAGAGCGTCGTAAAGAGTTTAACTCAGAATGGAACCTGAAGTATGACCTGCAACGATCTGAGTTCCTGATTCCTCATATTAATGCCAACTATCCAAAAGGTGTAGGTGTTCCTAATACCGACGTAAACGCCTTGACTAACTGGCATACTTATCGTGAATGGGATTTCAACGAAAAGAAACTCGTTATGCCTATTCCTACAGATGAATTGCTTAGAAATAAACTGATAACCCAAAACGACGGTTATTAGGTTATAAATATTTATAATAATAAATTGATTGTATTTAAAGGGGATTTCCGAAAGGTTATCCCCTTTTTGTGTTATCCCAATTGTTCTTTAAAATGGCATATGAAGTTTTAAAGTTTACTATGGTTAATGCCGATAAAACAGCATAAGAGCATTGGGAACGCATTGAAAGAATGTAACATTCTGTTGTTAAATGAGTAATATTAAACTCTTACATCCTATTTGCCTCTCAAACTTTTCACGAGATTATAAATACCATTATAGTTTTAACTGAGTTTCACTCAAGCCAATTCCGTTTGTTTGTCATGGCTAACGGGAAATAGAAATTGTCTGAATTGTTTGCAAAAACATCAGCTATCGCAGTTGAATGCGCGCATTGGGGCAACAAAATGCCACCAATCGCATGCGAAAAGCAATGATTTTTAGCTAAAGTGATACCTATCGAACACGAATTACGACATGTTCAAAGCTGAATGAAAGTACTGGGTTAGTTTTTGAACTGCACATCAACACCTTTTTCGTTACGTGCTGTTTGAGAAACCTGGTAAGGGGTAACGTTTATTTTTCCTTTTACAAACTCCGGGATATTATACGATTTTAGGAGTTGCGTGTAATAATCCACATCATCCTGTGGCAGCAGAAAAGGTTTCGATGCCACACCATTTTTATCGATGTGGGCAATAAACGGGCGGGTATAAAGCCCGTCCAAACGGCGGCTGCTGAACACCACCCAGCGGCTGTTGCTGCTCCACGAATGGTAACTTTCGGTTTCGTTACTATTTAAAATATCCAGGGCGCTTACTGTTTTGTCGGCCAAGCTCAGCAGGTACAAATCAGCTTCACGATGCCAGATGGAGAAATTGCCATAATCAAACAGCGTGAACATTAAAAAATTTCCGTCGGGCGAAACACGCGGAAAGGAAATACTTTTACCCATTGAACTGGCGTTAACGAGCGTATCAACTTCTTCGCCAAAGCGGCGTGAAGCAGGATCGAAAGTTATGCTGCAAAGGTTGTATCTTACCTGCTCATACTCATCGGGAATTGTTACACTATCGGCCGAACAAAAATACAGTGTTTTTCCATCAGGCGAGAAAGTGGGGAAGGTTTCAAATGCCGATTTGGAGAACAGTTCAGGCGTACTAAAAATCTCGTGTTTTTCTACGTCGTAAATCACCACATCCGATTTGTAATCGAAAACTTCAATACGGTTACGGTCGGAGGTGTGGAACATCTGTTTGGTGCTGTTTACCGAAAAAGCTACAAAATTACCCAATGGATGCCACGATGGGTAAACAAGTGGCGACATGGTTTCGGGCGTTTTGGTATTTAGTTTTTCTATTTTGTTGTTGCGCATAACAAAAGTTCCGCCAAAATCCTTTCGAATATGAAATAGCATCGTGTCGGGCGATTGCATACAAAATGAGTGGCAATTTACGCAATTGTAATCCATCGTTTTATTGGACACAATTTCTGTTTGATGAAACGTTTCCAGGCTGCGCTGGTAAATTCCCATTTCGTTCCATGTTTCATAACCCGGCTCTATCAGGCGGTAAGCAATATACGGGTCAACAGCATCAGGCGAAACAAAGAACTGAAAAGGTTTATACGCCAACCACTTCTCCTCTGTTTTTGTTACAATTTTTACTTCAATAGCGCTGTTTTGTGCGCTTTCCAAAAGTTTCTTCCATGCCGATGAGCCAATTGCAAACTGCTTTTCGTAGGCTTTAACTTTTACCTGTTCTGTGCCGGTTTCAAAAAGGGCATAAGCATCGGTATAATCGCACGAATCAGCTAATTTAAAATGCAGCGGAGCAATATTGGCCGGAATGGTAACACCCGCATAATCGGGGAAAATCGCAGGTGTTTCGTCGAGGTTTTCATCAATAGTGAAATTTCCGGTGCAAGCCCAGAAAAAACAAAGCCCGATACAATATAGAATGTGTTTTAAACCATTTTTTTGCATTTCTTAATCCTCTTAATTTTCCTTCTACTTCAATAAAAAGTTTAAATACATATTTTGGCTATTCCTTTTGTTTTTAGAGGCTTCAAAATCCTGAATAACCTGATCAGTAATGGCATAATGTTTTAATGCTGTTGTATCGTTGGCGGCAAAAAGCATCACGCCTGCCTGGAATCCTTTGGGCAACGATGGCAGTGCCGGAGTATCGTAATAGTTTTCAATCATCGTTTTAAAACCTTCGATATCACGCATTAACAAATAAATGGCACCCAAATATTGAACAGTTGCCCGGTGTGATGGATTATGGTTGATAATATGTTTTAAATCCGAATCGAAACCATTTTTTCCCGCCAGAAAATTTTCGGGAAATATGCAATCGCGTTTGGCGCCTAATAAAGCATCAGCCTCAAGAGCTTTATCGTTTTCGAGAAAACGTCGTTGTGAGTGGGCCCAGTCGGCATAGTATTTTGTTTTTTCAAGAATAGCAATATATTTTTCGGCTACCGGATAGGCACCATAAATCAGGTTCGTTTGCACCAGGCGTTTTAACATGCGCGGATTGTAATTATTTACACTTTCGTTCGACTCGAATGCCATTCGCTGCGACAGGGCAATGTGGCCCATCGAAAAATACACGTCGCTTAACAAAACCGAAACGTAGGGTGTTTTGTCCCAGCTCAGGTAAATACTCCGGAGGTCTTGCTGTTTATAATCAAACAGGTGTTCGGCCAACAGCCCTTTTTCGGCCAGCGCCACATTCCGGCAATTCTGATACAGGTAATTGTTCATATCGATTTGCCGGCACCGTTCAAGCAGTTTGTCCCAATTTTCCTGGCGCATGTAATAATCCAGCTCTTTAAAAATTTCATGCCGCGAGTCGATCATAAACGACGAATTGAATACGGCGAGCCAGCCCAAAACAACAAACTGGGTTGCCAGTGCCGCCACTTGAATATTTTTTCTCACCTGTTTCACCTGTCCAAAAAGCAAAGCCGCCAGCAAAACCGCCAACATAAGCAGCCAGGGTTGGTAAATCACATTTCCGGCCTGGAGTTTCCATGTAAAATAGCCATCGGGTAATAGCAGGTATTTTAGTTCGCCTGCAACACCCAAACGTAGGCTTAATACTGCTGCCAAATAAACCAAAGCCGCAGGAAGCAGGAGAAAATAGGAGCTCCGGAAATGCACAAACAGCTCGGTAAGCACTATTGCGGCAACAAACAAAGAAGCCACCGGCCCGGCCAGCAAATAAAGTAGCACCGAAAAACCCGCAGCATAAATGATTCGCTTCGTTATTGACTGTATTTTTAAATAAAAAGCGAAGGTGCATAAAAACATCAAAAATGCAACAGTACCACTCAGTTGGTAGTTGATGTTAAACTGTAGAAACAACAATGAAATAACAGGTAATAAGGAAAGAACCTGGAGGTGTAAAGCAGGTGCCAGACGTTTTAAAATTACACTTGTTACGATTCCTGATGTGGTTAGCAGAAAAGCTGAAATAAGCGCTCCTAAATACGGGGTTACAAAAAACTGTATTAGAAAGTCGGCAATAAGCCGGGCCAGTCCACCAGGCTGCCACAGCACTGATTTTACAAAGGGCCAGTCGTATAAAAATAGGTGCCATTGTTCCGAAAAATAAAAGCTGTAGCGTTCCTTTATTTGCATATAAAGAAACAGGGCAATAAAAACCACAATCCAGCCAACTATGTAAATTAACCTGACTTTCTCGAATCTGTTTTTCATTAGTTATCGATTACCTGATATCCTGTAAACTTAAAAGAAATTCGTTAAAATATCCTAACCGATTTTACATTCATTTGCACTCATCCGGCCAAATAACTTCAATTTATCTAAAATTAGAAATAGAATATCCATAATCAGAGATGCATCTACCCCCCGATGCATAATTTTACCTAAACCAAAACCATAAGACCAGTATGTTGTGTGTAAAAGTAAAATGTACAGACAAAATGATTTCCAAGATAGTATTAATCAATATAAAATCGAAGCAGCAGGCCACTATGTTGTTGAAAGAACACCAGAAGTAAGGTAGTGCAGAAATATAAAACTTATAGAATCTAAATTAAAGAACTTAACAATATCATGAAAAAAATTACTTCCTTATTACTTCCAATTTTTGTAATCATTCTCAGTTTTGGAGTACATGCTCAGGTTGAACAGGCTCCGGCCGGATTTGATGTATTGCAAAAATCTATTCCGCATGGAAAAATAGATACAGTGGTTTACACCTCGAAAACGGTGGGTACCGAACGAACCACACTGGTTTATACACCTCCGGGTTTTTCGGCCGAAAAAAACTACCCGGTTCTTTACCTTTTACACGGAATTGGCGGCGACGAATTTGAATGGCTGAACGGTGGCCATCCCGAGATTATATTGGATAACCTGTATGCCGAAGGAAAAGTAGAGCCAATGATTGCGGTGCTGCCAAACGGCCGTGCAATGAAAGATGATAGTGCCACAGGAAATGTATACGGGGCCGACAAAGTTGAAGCTTTTGCCAATTTTGAAAATGATCTTTTGAATGATTTAATTCCTTTTATAGAAAATAAATACCCTGTTATTGCAGATCGTGAACACCGCGCCATTGGCGGTTTGTCGATGGGAGGAGGGCAGTCGCTGAACTTTGGCCTCGGAAACCTCGATGTGTTTGCCTGGGTTGGTGGATTTTCTTCGGCACCAAATACCAAACAACCTGCAGAATTGGTTCCCAATCCGGACGAAGCCAAAAAGCAACTGAGCCTGCTGTTTATCTCATGTGGCGATAAAGACGGACTGTTCAGTTTTAGCAAGCGAACACACGATTATATGAGCGAAAATGATATCCCCCACTATTACTATGTGATTCCCGACGGTCAACACGATTTTAACGTTTGGAAGGACAGCTTGTACAATTATGCGCAGTTGCTGTTTAAGTAGCCAATCAATGTACCGTACAAATATTAACAGAATAAAAAAGTAGAATAAATCGATCCATTAAAATGAAGAAAAGAAATTTCAGAAAAAGTTTAATTCCTCAGCTAACCGCTTTAGCCATGTTGTTTTCGTTTGTTGCAAGTGGTGCTCAGCCCACAAAAAAAGCTAAAAGCACAAATTCACCTGTGTTTTCCAATTTTGTATATCAGGGCGATGATGATGTATATAAAAAATACCCTTTGAAAGAAGGAGAGTTTTATAGCCCGATTTTGCAGGGGTGTTATCCCGATCCGGCAATAACGCGCAAAGGCGACGATTATTATTTGGTTTGTTCGTCGTTCGCCATGTTTCCGGGCGTTCCGATTTTCCACTCAAAAGACCTGGTAAACTGGACCGACCTGGGAGGCGTACTCGATAACCCTGAAACATTCGATACACACGATTGTGGCATTAGTGCAGGTGTTTATGCTCCGGGTATTACGTACAACCCGTATAACGATACATTTTATATGATTACAACTGCATTTACCGGAGGTTTGAATAACATTATCGTAAAAACAAAAGACCCTAAAAAAGGGTGGGGCGACCCGATTAAGCTGGCTTTCGGCGGTATCGATCCATCGATTTTTTTCGACGACGATGGTAAAGCCTATGTGGTTCATAACGATGCGCCCGATCCTGGAAAGGAATTGTACAACGGTCACCGTGTAATCAAAATCTGGGAATACGATGTGGAGAAGGACCAGGTTATTGAAGGAACCGACAAAATAATTGTTGACGGTGGTGTTGATCTGGCCAAAAAACCAATCTGGATTGAAGCACCGCACCTGTACAAAAAAGATGGAAAATACTTTCTGATGTGCGCCGAAGGTGGAACAGGCGGCTGGCACAGCGAAGTTATCTTTAAAAGCGACAGCCCGAAAGGACCATTTATTCCGGCGCCAAGTAATCCTATTTTAACACAGCGCCATTTTCCCAGAGAGAGAGAAAATAAAGTGGACTGGGCGGGTCATGCCGATATTATTGAAGGGCCAAACGGCCAATGGTATGGCGTGTTTTTGGCTGTTCGTCCAAACGAAGAGCAACGCGTAAATACAGGCCGCGAAACCTTCATTTTACCGGTCGACTGGTCGGGAGAATTCCCTGTGTTTGTTAACGGGCTTGTTCCAATGGAGCCAAAACTGGATATGCCTAAAGGTGTAGAGAATAAAACGGGTAAAGATGGCTTTTTCCCCAATGGAAACTTTACTTATACCGAAGATTTTTCGTCTGACGATTTGGATAAGCGCTGGATTGGCTTGCGCGGACCTCGCGAAGCTTTCATCGAAAAAGCAAAAAACGGTATTCAGATAAATCCGTTTGCCGCGAATGTAAAAGAGGTAAAACCAACTTCTACTTTGTTTTATCGTCAAATGCACAACAGCTTTTCGTATGCTGCTACCCTTGATTACAAGCCTGAATCGGAGAAAGATTTGGCAGGAATCGTGGCCTTGCAAAGCGAAAATGCAAACTATGTATTTGGCGTTACTAAACAAGGGGACGACTATGTATTGGTTTTACAACGCAATTTTAAACGACGTTTCCGTGGCGAAATGGACTCAAAAGTAATTGCAAGCACAAAAATCGAACTCAGCCAACCGCTGCGTTTACAGGTTTCGGCAAAAGGCGACAAGTATGAGTTTTCGTATGCTGTTGAGGATGCCGATTTTGTGCGCCTGGGAGAAACTGTTTCGGGCGATATTCTTTCTACCGATGTAGCCGGTGGTTTTACAGGTTGTTTACTCGGATTGTATGCAACTTCGGCCAACGATGCATTACCTGAATAGGACCATAGGTTTAGGTTACTAAATAGTTCCGGTGTTGGGCCAAAGTCCGTCTTTGGCTCATCGCCGGAATAGGTTTTTTAGAAATGTAGTTTAATACTTAACTAAACAAGATGCGAACCAATAAAATTTTATCAACCGCGCTATTCTTGTTGTTTGCTGCTGCGGCTTTTGCCCAACAAATAAGTGTTGTATCGCCTAATCAAAAACTAAAAGTTGAGCTTTCGCAATCAGAAAACAGCGCGTTTTCAGCATGGTTTTTAAAAGTAGATTACCGGGCTGATGAAGATTTTACCACAGTGATCCCAAAAATCGATTTGGGTTTACTCCGCAACGATCAGGATTTTTCAAAGGCATTGAGCCTAAAAAAGGTGGAACCAATCCAATTAATTACCGAAGAATATACCGCCTTACACGGAAAACGTTTGCAGCGAAAAAATACGGCCAACGAAATTACCTTCTGTTTCGAGAATGAAAATAAATCGAAGCTGAACGTAGTTGTTCGGGCATGGAACGATGGAGTTACTTTCCGCTACGAATTTCCTGAAAAAGAAGGTGCTTTTGTCATTCAGGACGAGTTAACCGCCTATGCCATTCCCAATAAAACAAAGCGCTGGCTCGAAGAATTTGACCTTTCAAATGAACGGCTTTATGCCAACAGCGACAGTGCTTCGGTTCAGCAAAACTGGTCGTATCCGGCACTTTTTGAGACTTCAGAAACGGCTTGTTGGTACCTCATTCATGAAGCCGATGTGGATAGAACGTACTGTGCAACAAAACTGAGCAACTACAGTGTTGCCGAACAATATAAAGTTACGCTTCCGCATCCCGGAGAAGGCGAGGGCGAAGCTTTACCGCAAATTACATTGCCCTGGAAATCGCCCTGGCGCGTAATTGTTATCGGCAGTTTGGCCGATGTGGTTGAATCAACTTTGGTTGATGATGTGTCGAAACCTTCAGTTCTTGAAAACACCGACTGGGTTAAACCCGGTGTGGCTTCGTGGAATTACTGGTCGCACAACCACGGAACAAAAGATTATAAAACCGTTTGCGAATTTGCCGATTTGGCTGCCGAAATGAACTGGCCTTATACCTTGCTCGATTGGGAATGGGATCAGATGGAAAACGGCGGTAACCTGGAGGATGCGCTCGAATATATTCATTCGCTGGGCGTAAAACCGCTGATGTGGTATAATTCGGGCATGTTTAAGTGGATTACCTCAACCCCGGTTGACCGGATGAAAACCCATGAAAACCGGATGGAAGAATTTGCCAAACTAAAGGAATTGGGCGTTTACGGTGTAAAAATAGATTTCTTTTTAAGCGAGAAACAATACATGATCGACTACTACCTCGATATTTTAGAGGATGCTGCGCAGTTTAATATCATGGTTTATTTTCACGGTTGTTTGGTGCCACGGGGCTGGCAGCGCACTTATCCGCACCTGATGACTTACGAGGGAGTTCGTGGCGCCGAATGGTACAACAACGGCCCGGAACTTACGGCTGCTGCTCCCGAGCACAACAACGTATTGCCGTACACCCGAAATGTAGTCGGCTCGATGGATTATACCCCGGTAACATTTACCAATTCGCAATATCCGCATATCACTTCTTATGCACACGAACTGGCATTAAGTGTTGTTTTTGAATCGGGCATCCAGCATTTTGCCGATCGCCCCGAAGGTTTTCAAAATTTACCCGATGCTGCACGTACCTTCTTAAAAGAAGTGCCGGTGGTTTGGGACGAAACAAAATTGCTTGATGGATATCCCAGTAAATTTACCGTAATCGCGCGCAAAAAAGCCGAAAACTGGTACGTTGGCTGCATTAATTCAGATGGAAGAAGAGAAAGGCATCAATCGCTTGATTTTTATTTTTTGCCCGACGGAAAAAAATTCAGGTTAACCCTAATTGCTGACGGAGAACACGATACCGTTTTTTCTACGCAATACATGGTGGTTGATAACACCAGTTCTATAAATGTGAAAATGCTTCGCAGAGGCGGTTTTGCCGCTGTGCTTAAACCTATTAACGACTGATTTTCAAAAGAAAATGATTACAAATAGTATCAAAAAAACGATTTTGCTTGTGGCCATTACGCTGGGCGTATTTTCAGCATGGGCCCAACAATACCCCTATCAAAACCCCGAATTAAGTTCTGAAGAACGTGCAAAAGATTTGGTTTCGCGATTAACGCTCGAAGAAAAAGCGATATTGATGTGCGACCAGTCCGATGCTATTCCGAGGCTCGGGATCAAAAAATTCAACTGGTGGAGCGAAGCTCTGCATGGTTACGCCAACAACGATAATGTAACCGTTTTCCCGGAACCGATTGGAATGGCGGCTTCGTTTAACGACGAATTGCTGCTTGAAATTTACGATGCCGTTTCGGATGAAGGACGGGCCAAATACAACGAGTGGATCAACGCCGGAAACGAAAACAAACGCTTTCTGAGTCTTTCGGTGTGGACGCCAAACGTGAACATTTTCCGCGATCCGCGTTGGGGCCGTGGCCAGGAAACCTATGGAGAAGATCCTTACCTGACTTCCAGAATGGGCGTTTCGGTAGTAAAAGGATTGCAGGGGCCGGCCGATGCCAAATATCGGAAACTGCTGGCTTGTGCCAAACACTTTGCTGTGCACTCGGGCCCGGAGTGGAGCCGCCACGAGCTCAACCTTAACGACATTAGTCCGCGAGAATGGTACGAAACCTATTTGCCCGCCTTTAAAGCACTGGTTCAGGATGCCGATGTGCGCCAGGTAATGTGTGCCTATCAACGCCTTGACGATGAACCTTGTTGCGGAAGTACCCGGCTGTTGCAACGCATTTTGCGCGACGAATGGGGGTATCAGTACATGGTAGTTTCGGATTGCGGTGCGGTTACCGATTTTTTTACCACGCACAATGTGTCGTCCGATGCGGTGCATGCAGCCTCAAAAGCTGTTTTGGCCGGTACCGATGTGGAATGTGTTTGGGAAAATTATCCGTTTATGAACCTTCCCGAGGCTGTTGACCGCGATCTGATAAAAGAAGAAGATATCGATAAAAGCGTAGTGCGTTTGTTAACCGGGCGTTTTGATCTGGGCGATTTCGACGACGATGCCATTGTGCCTTACGCTCAAATTCCGCCATCGGTTTTAAACAACGAAAAACACCGCCAACTGGCACTCGACATGGCAAGGCAAACCATGACTCTTCTTCAGAATAAAAATAAGGTGTTGCCTTTATCAAGAAAGACAAAGAAAATTGCTGTGATTGGCCCCAACGCCAACGACGAGCCCATGTTGTGGGGAAATTACAACGGAACACCGGTGCGCACCATTTCAATTTTGGAAGGAATAAAAACCAAACTTTCGGAGCGCAACATTGTGTACGATAAAGCTTGTGATTTGGTTGAAGACAAGGTTACCGAAAGTTATTTCGACCAGTGTAGTTTTGAAGGTTTACCGGGAATTAAAGCCAGGTATTGGAACAACCCCGACCGAAAAGGAGAGGTGGTAACAACCGACCAAATTGTAAATCCGATTAAAAAAACCACTGCCGGTCAACACGAATTTGCTTCGGGCGTTAAGCTTGAAGGTTTTTCGGCCGTTTATGAAACGGAGTTTGTCGCCAAATCGAGCGAAGAAATTGTGTTTAAAGGTGGTGCCACCGGACATTACGAGTTGCTGGTAAATGGCGAAACAATTTCGCAGTACGACAACTGGCGGACACTTTCTTCGCGAATTCCTTACCAGGTGGAGGCCGGGAAAAAATACAAAATAGAAATCCGCTACGCACAATTAAATAACTGGCAGGCCAATATCGAATTCAACTTCGGAAAAGAAGTGGATGTGGATTATACCGAACTCATCAAAAAACTAAACGGTATTGAAACCGTGGTGTTTGTTGGCGGGCTTTCCGGAAACCTGGAGGGCGAAGAAATGCCGGTTTCGTATCCCGGTTTTAAAGGAGGCGACCGTACCAATATCGACCTTCCCGCGGTTCAGCGAAACTGTTTGAA comes from uncultured Draconibacterium sp. and encodes:
- the xyl3A gene encoding xylan 1,4-beta-xylosidase; protein product: MITNSIKKTILLVAITLGVFSAWAQQYPYQNPELSSEERAKDLVSRLTLEEKAILMCDQSDAIPRLGIKKFNWWSEALHGYANNDNVTVFPEPIGMAASFNDELLLEIYDAVSDEGRAKYNEWINAGNENKRFLSLSVWTPNVNIFRDPRWGRGQETYGEDPYLTSRMGVSVVKGLQGPADAKYRKLLACAKHFAVHSGPEWSRHELNLNDISPREWYETYLPAFKALVQDADVRQVMCAYQRLDDEPCCGSTRLLQRILRDEWGYQYMVVSDCGAVTDFFTTHNVSSDAVHAASKAVLAGTDVECVWENYPFMNLPEAVDRDLIKEEDIDKSVVRLLTGRFDLGDFDDDAIVPYAQIPPSVLNNEKHRQLALDMARQTMTLLQNKNKVLPLSRKTKKIAVIGPNANDEPMLWGNYNGTPVRTISILEGIKTKLSERNIVYDKACDLVEDKVTESYFDQCSFEGLPGIKARYWNNPDRKGEVVTTDQIVNPIKKTTAGQHEFASGVKLEGFSAVYETEFVAKSSEEIVFKGGATGHYELLVNGETISQYDNWRTLSSRIPYQVEAGKKYKIEIRYAQLNNWQANIEFNFGKEVDVDYTELIKKLNGIETVVFVGGLSGNLEGEEMPVSYPGFKGGDRTNIDLPAVQRNCLKALKEAGKKVVFVNCSGSAIALTPETETCDAILQAWYAGESGGQAIADVLFGDYNPSGKLPVTFYKSSDQLNDFEDYSMKGRTYRYMEDALFPFGHGLSYTDFVIGEASLSKSTFNKNEAIQITVPVANTGSYDGTEIVQVYVRKVDDIEGPIKTLKGFKRLEVAKGKSKDAVIDLPPSSFEFYDWAQRKMTVTPGEYEIFYGTSSDKKELKTLKVNIL